In Cervus elaphus chromosome 5, mCerEla1.1, whole genome shotgun sequence, the following proteins share a genomic window:
- the LOC122695655 gene encoding cytochrome c oxidase subunit 7C, mitochondrial-like, giving the protein MLGTGLDVEWEESALVAEKGRRASSSAVLGQSIQRSTSSVVRRSCYEEGPGKNIPLSVESKWRLLAMMAWFFGFGFAIPFLIVRHQLLKK; this is encoded by the exons ATGTTGGGCACGGGACTTGACGTTGAGTGGGAGGAGAGTGCCCTTGTCGCCGAGAAGGGAAGGAG AGCTTCCAGCAGCGCTGTGCTGGGACAGAGCATCCAGAGGTCCACATCCTCTGTGGTCCGTAGGAGCTGCTATGAGGAGGGTCCAGGGAAGAATATACCACTTTCAGTGGAAAGCAAGTGGAGGTTACTAGCTATGATGGCTTGGTTCTTTGGGTTTGGATTTGCTATACCTTTCTTAATAGTAAGACATCAActgcttaaaaaataa